The Natrinema caseinilyticum genomic sequence TATGGACATATAAGTGCCGGAATATTCGCCATAGTATTATCATTTGGATGATAATAATACCAGAGGGACTCACAGCAGTCTCACTCTAACTACCTATACGATTCACATTTATAAGGGTCGGACCTCCTCGGAGGGTGCACAATGAAGACGCACATCACCTTCGTTCTCGACTCGTCCGGGTCCATGTCGGCCATCGAAGACGACACGAAAGGAGGCTTCAACGCGTTTCTCGAGGACCAGCGGGACGAACCCGGGACCGCGACGGTATCGCTGTACGATTTCAACACGAACGTCGATTGTGTCTACCAGGGGTATTCGACCGGGGCCGCACCGAAACTCGATGATGACAACTACACACCAGGTGGACGAACGGCGCTCCACGACGCCATCACGACCGCGGTCACTGAAACAGGCGACCGCATCGAAACGATGGAAGCGGCCGGTCGACCGGACAACGTTATTATCGTCATTCTGACCGACGGGAAGGAGAACGCCTCTGAGACACCACAGGAACGTGTGCGAGATCTAGTCGAGTACCGGCGCCAAGAACATGAGTGGGAGTTCCTGTTTATCGGGGCCAATCAGAATGCAGCGCTCACGGCGAGTGGGATGGGAATGGACAAAGACCGATCGCTTGACATGGCCCACAGCGAAGACGGAGCGAAATCTGCGTACGAGTCGACCTCTGATCGGATCAGTCAGGCGCGACGAGAGGGAACCACCGGTGGATTCGATGACGAAGACCGAGAAAAGCAGGAGAAAGCTCGAGATCAGTGAATCGTATTCATTCACATTGTCAGAGTGGCCCATGATTCGCAATCGTCTGAGGAGTGTCTACTGGGAGTTCATAGGTTAGTAGTAGCCAGAAGAACTTTCTGAAGAACACACAATTCACTTTATAATACTGATGTCAGAGGAGATAATACAGGAGATCGATGAATTGCTCGATGAGGAACTGCCTGGCAAGCCAGAAGAAGGCTCTCATGAAGCAAGCGAAGAGCAGAAAGAGGAACTGATTCGATTATTACAGTACTCGGAGGAGAAACTCGGTCATTCACCGTCACTGCGTGAGTTCAACTCTCTCAATCTCGAGACATCTGGTTATATTATAGAGGATTTATTCGGATCGTGGAATAAAGCGAAGCGCGAAGCTGGTCTGGAAATATATGAAAGGGGAGAAGGAAGAAGTCCCACAACACCGATAAACGAAGCGTATTTTGAAAGAATCAATACATCTGAGAAGGCCTACTGGTTAGGAACATTACTGGGTGCGTCTACCCTCAACTCTAATCCATCTCAACAGTTGAGTTTGGGCCGGGTTAGGTCCAAGGAATTTTTTGTCAAAGAGTTTTCTCGGGCCGTTGAAAGTGAATACGCGGTCACCGTCTCATCAACAACGAGACAGGGGAAACAAGACAAAGAACAAGTCCAAACATGTATTAGCAATCCAACATTTATAGAAAATCTAGTATCTGCTGGCTATCCAGGATTAGACGAGACAGAGAGCGACTTCCCGAAGCTTAAGTCAGAATATCGTGCGCCATTCGTTCGAGGCTATCTCGAATCAAGCGGATATTTTTCACATGGGTGGCAGGTAACGGAAGACAGTGACGACCGTGCCAAAACCCTCCAAGAATGGTTCGACGAATTTGGCGCTAAACGCCCGACTATCGGGGAAAGTGATGGAAAATCTGTCGTCCGCGTCTCTAACGTGTTTGATATCAGGGCCGTCTTTGAGACGTGTTGGCCTGCTGGATCGGACACGTCCCCCTCGTATACGCCGTACCCAGAAAAAATAGTTCAGTATTTGCAGACTGAATATCCGTACCCAGAGAACGTCGAATACTTATCTGGATGAGGATTACGGTCTTCTCTCTTCTCAAAGAATAGCACCCTATACATAAGCGGATTCAGTTGGTCACGTTTTACCTTAGCTCCAATTTCGCGGCATCAGTTTCCTGTCCGCTGGTCTTGGGTCTACGCCTTATCGAGATATGTCTGGACCGTCTGCCATTGGCGTGATAGCGTCACAATGCTGACGAACGCGACTGAGGCGAGTTCCTCCTGCGTGATTTCGACCCCACACTCTTTCGCTGCACCGTAGAGTATTGCCGCCGCGACTCCCGTCGGACTCTGACCGACGTGTGCGCCGTCCTCGATCAGGGCGTCAGCGAGCTGGACGGCGCGCCGGCGAACCTCGTTCGGGAGGTCAACTGCAGAAGCGAATCGCTCGAGGAACGCTGTCGGGAGCGGTGGCGCCACTTGGAGGTCGAACTCTCGCAGGAGTTTGCTGACTGCGGTCTTGATGTTGTCGAGGTCGACCGGAGAGGCGTCTGCAATCTGGTTAAGCGGGAACGGAACGTGGTGTTCACGCGCGGTCACGTGAACGCAGGCAGCCGCCATCGCCTCGAGGGAGTGGCCGACGAGCAGCCCCTCGTCGGCCGCACGACGGAAGCGGTAGGCCGACTGCTCGGTGAGGGTTTCGGTTGCCTCGAGCGCGTTCGCCAGTGCGCGAAGTTCGCGGAGCCCGTGACGGAGCGTCCGGTTCTCGTGATTCAATCGGTTGTTGTACTGTGCCCAGAACGCTTCCCCACCGCTGTTGTGCCCGATCTTGGTTCCGACGCTGACACGCGTTACTGACCCCGCGGGACCAGTGCGACGCTGTTCCCGAGGCGTCCATCCGGGTTCACTGCGCTCGAGTTCGGTTCCCGTGTGGACGGCCCCGCAGGTGTCGCAGTACCACTCGCCTGCGTTACTCCGAGTGAACGACTGCTCGCCGCATTCGACGCAGCTCGAGGTCGTATCGAAATCATCGGCAGAAACCTCATCGGCGTCGCGGATCGAGGGTTCGTCGGCTGATGTGGTTTCGGATTCGACACGCTCCGCTGTGGACTGTTGGTGCGAGAACATGGATTGGGAAAGGCAAGCGCTGCGCAGTCGCTGGCCGCCGCTGTTGGGTGAGACTGTAGACTCACCGCTACCGGCAGAGTACCGCTGAGGGGCCGCGCGAGCACGATTTGATTGAATCGACGGTGCCAACAATCCGTTCCGGCAGGCCAACGCCGGGTCGCAAGTACGTGTACTAACTCACGTTGGGATATTATACTTTCTGGTAGTTTGGTCGTTCGCTCGACTGGATGTCGTCAGGTGGCCGGACAGGGAGCCGGGGATACTTAAACCGATAATCGGATATCGGATGTTAGAGTTGTCTCGATTTGGCTCGTGTCCACTCGGTCAATCCAGACTGACCACGGTCACGAGACTGCGCTCCCGGAACAGAAATCCCTCATCACGTCTCGAGGAGATAGTTACCGGTCGATTCCGCATACCCATCGACCGCTTCCTCGAGGTCGTTCAGATGGGTTCGGATTTCACCGATCTCGGTTTCAGGAACGGCCCCGATATACGATCCGAATCGGAACAGCGCACGCTCGTAGGTCCGCCCCGACACGTCATCGGGGAGCGTTCGACCGAAGAAATCGACGAACTCGCCGTACTTGCTCGCCGAGGTCGTCGCGCCCACAGGGAGGGGATCCGGTCCCGACCGTCGCTCTGAGAGAAAGACGAACGCAGTCCAAACACTCGCGTCGAAAATAGGGAATCGCGTCGAATACGCATCGGGGTCGCTATCCGCGAGGTGGAGAATGAACGCTGGCGTGACCACCGTCGCGTTCGCGAGCGCACCGGATTCGACAAGAGTTTTGCCCAGAGCTTCGACGGCCTCATCCGGCTCACGCTCGAGAGATTCGTCGACGGCAGCCGTTTCGAGGACCGGACGAACAGATTCGAAGTCGACGCCGCGACTGAGATCCTTCCAGTCCCAGAGTCGAGCAGCGCGCTCGATAACGTCGTCTGTGGCGGCGATGGCGTCGTGATACGTCTGGTTGGGGTCTTCAGCCGTTTCGTAGAACGTCGTCCAGAACGCGACGTTGATCGGAGGGCTCATAGACGGGCGTCCGAGCGAGCCTACTTGAATCGTATTGATACGTCGCGAGAGACTGCGTCCGCTACAAAACGCCAGCAAGTAAGCCGTTCCACTGACTCCAAGTCCAGCTGGCGATCTGGCGGCACTAGTATCAAGATATTTAATGTGCAGCCGCTCTTATTGGAACAACACGCGGTTCGGAGACTGGATTGATGGCACAGCTTTCAACGGAGGAACACGCGCTCGTCGACGAACTAC encodes the following:
- a CDS encoding vWA domain-containing protein, coding for MKTHITFVLDSSGSMSAIEDDTKGGFNAFLEDQRDEPGTATVSLYDFNTNVDCVYQGYSTGAAPKLDDDNYTPGGRTALHDAITTAVTETGDRIETMEAAGRPDNVIIVILTDGKENASETPQERVRDLVEYRRQEHEWEFLFIGANQNAALTASGMGMDKDRSLDMAHSEDGAKSAYESTSDRISQARREGTTGGFDDEDREKQEKARDQ
- a CDS encoding homing endonuclease associated repeat-containing protein; translated protein: MSEEIIQEIDELLDEELPGKPEEGSHEASEEQKEELIRLLQYSEEKLGHSPSLREFNSLNLETSGYIIEDLFGSWNKAKREAGLEIYERGEGRSPTTPINEAYFERINTSEKAYWLGTLLGASTLNSNPSQQLSLGRVRSKEFFVKEFSRAVESEYAVTVSSTTRQGKQDKEQVQTCISNPTFIENLVSAGYPGLDETESDFPKLKSEYRAPFVRGYLESSGYFSHGWQVTEDSDDRAKTLQEWFDEFGAKRPTIGESDGKSVVRVSNVFDIRAVFETCWPAGSDTSPSYTPYPEKIVQYLQTEYPYPENVEYLSG
- a CDS encoding transcription initiation factor IIB, with translation MFSHQQSTAERVESETTSADEPSIRDADEVSADDFDTTSSCVECGEQSFTRSNAGEWYCDTCGAVHTGTELERSEPGWTPREQRRTGPAGSVTRVSVGTKIGHNSGGEAFWAQYNNRLNHENRTLRHGLRELRALANALEATETLTEQSAYRFRRAADEGLLVGHSLEAMAAACVHVTAREHHVPFPLNQIADASPVDLDNIKTAVSKLLREFDLQVAPPLPTAFLERFASAVDLPNEVRRRAVQLADALIEDGAHVGQSPTGVAAAILYGAAKECGVEITQEELASVAFVSIVTLSRQWQTVQTYLDKA